From the genome of Deferribacterota bacterium:
CAGCTGTTCCCTATCCTGCACCAACAATAAGAATGGAGTTAAATAAAGAAAGTGAGTGCATTAGGGAAAAATATATTAAATTAATAGATTCAAAAGTTTACCACTATTCAGCATATGATAACCCACCGAAATTATCTAAAAAAGTATTTACTTTCAAAGCCTTAAAAGAAGGTGAATGTAGAGTTAACGTAGTAGTATTTAGAGTATACAGTGGTTTTTTTTAAACACATTCCCACGCTTTTAATATTATAATTAAATAATTATCACTTTTTTATCAACCTTTTATTAAAAGAAGATCTACCTTTATATTTTTCGGAACCTTCTCACCGTTTAAATACTTAATCGCATTCTCCACTGCAAGTCTACCCATTCTAGAAGGCTGTTGCGCAATTGTTGCAGTTAATCTACCATTTTTTATAGCCAAAAGTGCATCCTCAGTACCATCAAAACCTACTACATATATATCTTTATTTGCTTCTTCAATTGCCTTAATAGCACCCAAAGCCATTTCATCGTTGTGAGCAAAAACTGCATCAACATTAGGATACCTCTGTAGGAGATTCTCCATAACAACTAGAGCCTCTCTTCTATCAAAGTTAGCAGGTTGACGTGCAACAACCTTTATATCTGAGTATTTAATTCGTTCATTAAACCCTTTTCCTCTCTCTCTTGCTGCTGAAGTACCAGGAATTCCCTGCAATTCAATAACATTACCTTTACCATTTAATAGATCTATTATGTATTCGGCAGCCATAGCACCGCCCTTATAATTATCAGAAGCAATATGGCATACAACCTTACCTGAGGCCGCCTTCCTATCAACTGTTATTACAGGTATATTTTTATTATTTGCAAGTTCAACAGACTTAACAACAGCATCAGAATCTGTAGGGTTTATAATAATTAGATCAACACCTGATACAATTAAAGACTCTACATTATTTTGCTCTTTAATAGGGTCATTCCTTGAATCAAGTACTGTTAATTTAACATTATTTACATTAGCAATATCTTCAGCACCCTCTTTTAATTTAACAAAAAAAGGGTTATTTAATGTTGATATAACAAAACCAATCTTATATTTATAATCAGTCTCTTTCTGTGATCCACATCCAACAATAATTAGTGCAAGAGCAAAAAGGAAACCCTTTAATAATATTCTCATAATAACACCTCCTACTGCTATTATATATTTTTTCTATCTAATATAACTGCAACCAATATTACAAGACCTTTTACAACCATCTGATAATAGGATGAAACATTTAAGATATTCAATGCATTGTTTAAAACACTTATAATAAGAGCACCGATCAATGTCCCAACTATACTACCTCTGCCACCTGACAAAGGAGTCCCTCCAATAACTACAGCAGCTATTGCATCTAACTCATAGCTGCTTCCCATTGTAGGTTGGGCAGAGAACAATCTAGTTGTTGCAATTAAACCAGAGATAGCAGCTGTTATACCACAAACAGTATAGGCAAATATTTTTACAATATTTGTGTTAATACCAGCTATATAGGTAGCTTTTTCGTTGCATCCAACAGCATATATATATCTGCCAATCTTCATATATCTTAAAATAAAATAACCAATTACAAATACTAATAACATTATATAAACTGACAATGGAATACCCAGAAAATAACCTGAGCCAATTGCATCTAATATATGTAACTCAAAATTTGAACTAAAAGTTATAGGACTACCATCTGTAAAGACGAGGGTTGCCCCTCTTAAAAGGATCATCATGGCAAGGGTTGCTATAAAAGGCTGGACTTTACCTTTACATATAATAAATCCATTTAACAGTCCAAGGAATGCCCCAGTCAATAAAAGTAATATAATAGCATAAACCTCATAGGCACCATGCACAATTAGTTTTGCCAAAACTGCACCTGAAAAAGCTAATATGGAGCCAACAGATAGATCTATACCACCTGTTAATATAACAAAGGTCATTCCAGCTGCAACTATGGCGTTAACAGCAGCCTGTCTTAAAATATTAAAAAAATTACTATAGCTCATAAATTGAGGATTAAAAATTGCTACAACTAATGAAAATATTATCAAAAATGTAAGGGTAGGAAATTTTGTTACAATTTTAAATAAGTTAGAAAAAAGCTTCTTGTTATTTAACATTAAAAGCTAATTGCATTAAACGGTTTTTATTAATATCACTTCTTTTTAATAAATCTATTTTTCTCCCCTTATTCATTACTAACACATTATCAGATATTCCCATAATCTCATCTACATCAGAAGAGATAAAAATAATCGCCAATCCCCTCTTCTTTAATTCATTAACGATTGAGTAGATTTCTCTTCTTGCTTTAACATCAACACCCCTTGTGGGTTCATCTAGTATAAGCACTGTAGGAGAAGTATCTAACGCCTTTGCTATTGAAACCTTCTGTTGATTACCCCCACTTAGATATACAACTTTTTGGTCAATAGAGAAAACTTTAATCCTCAATTTTTTTGTATAATCTAAAACGCTTATCCTTAATTTTTTAAAATCA
Proteins encoded in this window:
- a CDS encoding ribose ABC transporter permease; the encoded protein is MSYSNFFNILRQAAVNAIVAAGMTFVILTGGIDLSVGSILAFSGAVLAKLIVHGAYEVYAIILLLLTGAFLGLLNGFIICKGKVQPFIATLAMMILLRGATLVFTDGSPITFSSNFELHILDAIGSGYFLGIPLSVYIMLLVFVIGYFILRYMKIGRYIYAVGCNEKATYIAGINTNIVKIFAYTVCGITAAISGLIATTRLFSAQPTMGSSYELDAIAAVVIGGTPLSGGRGSIVGTLIGALIISVLNNALNILNVSSYYQMVVKGLVILVAVILDRKNI
- the rbsB gene encoding ribose ABC transporter substrate-binding protein RbsB; the protein is MRILLKGFLFALALIIVGCGSQKETDYKYKIGFVISTLNNPFFVKLKEGAEDIANVNNVKLTVLDSRNDPIKEQNNVESLIVSGVDLIIINPTDSDAVVKSVELANNKNIPVITVDRKAASGKVVCHIASDNYKGGAMAAEYIIDLLNGKGNVIELQGIPGTSAARERGKGFNERIKYSDIKVVARQPANFDRREALVVMENLLQRYPNVDAVFAHNDEMALGAIKAIEEANKDIYVVGFDGTEDALLAIKNGRLTATIAQQPSRMGRLAVENAIKYLNGEKVPKNIKVDLLLIKG